The window TATTACTAGTCACTCCATCTACTGCATCTTTTACATAATCAGCTTGGGCTACAATTTCATTAAATTGAAAACCGGTAACAAGCCCCTCATCCTTAATCTTTTGTACTTCCGCACGTATAGCCTCTGCCATTTCAATCTGTGTTGCTCCATTTACACGACCTATTTGAACAAGTACAACTTCTTTACTACCATTTTTCCACACACCAGAAGAAATTTCTCTTACTTGTAAGTTAATAGTAGCAAGTTCTTCTAACGTTTTAACTCCGTCCATTGTTGGTATTAATATATTTTTTATGTCATCAAGGGATTGTAACGAAGTAATCCAACGGATAGTAGGTTCATTTGTTTCTTCTTTTAATTCTCCGAGCGAAGTGATTAAGTTAGACTGCTGAATTGTTCCAATAATTTGTTGTGCGTCTACTCCGTATTTTTGTAATTCATCGCTTTTTAGTTGAATAATAATTTCGTTTTCTTCTAATCCATCGAATCTTACTTCTCTAACTTCTGGTAAAGCTTCTAATCTAGGTTTTACAACATTTTTAGAGAAGCTTGTTATCTCATCCATATTTCCGTTAGATAGTTCCATAAAAAACTCAAAAGGTTGATTCATAGATATTTGGAACGTTCCGATGTTTTGAATACCTTGGATTTGATTTTTGAGAGGGAGTATTGCTGCTTCAATATTTTTATGAATCTCATCCCCTCTACCTTCTTCCACCATAACTGTAATGGAAGAACTTCCAATATGTGATTGAGAGGAGTGTGATTCTACTCCTTCTATACCACTTAATATTTGTTCAATCGGCTTCGTTATCTTATCCTCTACATCAAGAACTGCCATTTCACCTGCGTCCACTTGCACAATCGTCATGTCAAACGAAATAGGCGGCATTAATTCTTGATCTAACTTGTTCATAGAATAAAGACCAATCATCAAAACAAAAATAACCATAAGTCCAACTGCAATCTTTCTCTTTAAAATAAACTCCAATATCGACATCTTCGTTTCTCCCCTCATTTGAGTCCGTTTCATAATGTATGGCTACTCATCGATCCTTAAATATGAAATTAACTCAATTACCAAAATTAAGTATTTTTTCCAACCCCACATTGATTATATGACGTTAATCCTAAAAAAAATAGTACCTTTACAAAAAATACAAACAGAGACGTAACCTCATATCCGACCAAAGACTTAGACGAAAATATTTCAAAGAGGTTACAGGCGCCAGGCACCTGTAAAATTCTTGAAATAAAAAGACACCAGGTCGAATGATTCGAGCCTAGCGTCTTGTTCATTAATATTTATTCACTTAAGTCAACGTTATGGTACACACGTTGTACATCATCTAAATCTTCTAATGCATCAATTAACTTCTCAAATTGTGCTTGACCATCTTCTGGTATTGTTACATCGTTTTGAGCTAACATAGTTAATTCGGCAACTTTGAAGTCTGTAATTCCAGTGTTCTTGAAAGCTTCTTGCATTGCGTGGAATTGGTCTGGCTCTCCATAAACAATTACCATTTCATCTTCTTCTAAAATATCGCGAGCATCAACGTCCGCTTCCATTAGAAGCTCTAAAACTTCATCTGCCGTTTTCCCTTCAACTGCAATAACAGCTGTAGCATCAAACATATAAGCTACAGATCCACTTACACCCATGTTTCCACCGTTTTTACCAAATGCAGCTCGAACTTCAGAAGCAGTGCGGTTTACGTTGTTAGTTAATGTATCGACGATAATCATAGATCCATTTGGTCCGAACCCTTCATAACGAAGCTCATCGTATCTTTCATCAGATGACCCTTTAGCTTTATCAATGGCACGATCAATAATATTTCGAGGTACGTTGTATGTTTTTGCACGTTCAAGTACAAATTTAAGTGCTTGGTTTGATTCTGGATCAGGCACACCTTGCTTTGCTGCTACATATATTTCAAGCGCAAACTTAGAATACACTCTACTCGTATTTGTATCTTTTGCAGCTTTCTTTTCTTTAATATTGTTCCATTTACGACCCATACTGTTCCACTCTCTTTCAAACTCTATAAAAATGAATAAAGTAAAATTAAATTTATATTAGATGAGATAGTCTCAACTATTTCTTATTATATACCTGTTTGTAGTTGTTTGTTAAGTCCTATCCAATTTTCTATAATTCAAACTCCCATTCTTCCTTCAATATTAAATACAACGCCAACAAATCATTTTCCATTTGCATATACCTTTTTGTGGAATGGTCTATTCCAGCTTTAGGAAGCAATATCTCTGCAATTTTCCTAGTCATTCTATCACGTTCTAATTCTGGTAAAAACAGAAAACGTTCGTAATACGTTTTCAACAAATTCCAATCTTTTTGTTTAAAGCTTTTTATCGTCCAATCGTCTAAAATTAAGCTTTCTTTCGTGATACGACGGTCTTCTAATATTCCATCCATCTTCGTCTTTCTTTTTTTCCCCGGACGCTCATGAACAACAATTGTTCCTGCAACGATATCTCCAATTCTCTTATGTTTAGAATGGAAAAAGATCATAATGATGCCAAGAAAATAATTAGCTGGTAAACTATCAATAATTCTTAATAAATTTCGTACGGCACTTGCTAGCAACGTAATACTATGGCCATTTTCTTGAATAACTCTTATTCCTACTATCTTTTTGCCAATTGTTCTTCCACCTGTAAAGTATTCAAAAGCAAAAAAGTAGCCCCATTGAATGGCAAAAGTAATGACAATAACTATCGCAACAAATGTTCCTGAAAAATTAGAAATGTCAAAACCTAAAATCATCATGAATACGCCAAAAAACAAAAGTAAGTATACAATGATTATTAATAATTGATCTAAAATAAATGCTGATGCCCTACTCCCTAGCCCAGCTGGCTCAAACTGAATGGACACAAACTCAGGGGTTTTTATATTTACATTCTCTTCATGCATTTTTTAACCTCTTTTCTCGATGCTACTGTTTCTATTTTTCTAAAAAATTACTATAATGGAAATAGTATAATAATAGAGAGCGTTTCATCATGTAAAACTATTAATCGAAAAGGAATAACAATATTAATTCTATACTACAATTAGAAGGTGCATTTATGAATCTTAATCAGTTTATTAAGCAACATAGAAACGAATGGAGTCTTTTAGAGAACTCCATAAATCTTATTTCTAAAAACCGTCGAAATTCGGCTAACGACATTGACCAGTTCCATCGCCAGTACGAAAAAGCTGCACAACATCTTTCTTATAGTCAAACTTTTTTTCCTAATGAAGACATCACTAGATATTTGAATGAGTTAGTTTCTAAAGCTCATAATCTATTATACAAAGATCAAGTTTCTAGTTTTAAGCAAGTGAGAGAGTTCTTTAGTACGACATTTGTTCGCTTGTTAGCGGAGCAGTGGAAGTTTGTTTTTATCGCCATGGTTCTATTAACGTTAGGTGGGATTGGAGGTTTTTTTGCTGTTTGGCATGACCCACTTACTGCCTATACGTTATTACCTGCCAATATGATACAAAGCATTGAACCTAGTAGCCTTACCGATAAAGAAGGAACAGTAGAAGCCTCCCTCTTCTCTGCCTCTATTATGACGAATAATATCCAAGTTGCATTTATTGCTTTTGCAGGCGGAGTTACATTTGGTTTGTTAACAGCTTATATTCTTATCTTTAACGGCGTCCTTGTTGGTGCAATTGCTGCAATTTTTTGGCACGCTGGTATGACTTATGAATTTTGGGCTTACATTGTTCCACATGGGATGATTGAACTAACTGCTATTTTCATTGCTGGTGGTGCAGGCTTGTTAATGGGATACAAATTGTTTGTACCTGGACGCTATTCTAGAGGCTATCAATTAAAGGTACAAGCTAAAAGGTCCGTTCAATTGCTGATAGGTACTATTCCATTGTTTATTATTGCAGGAATAATAGAAGGATTTATTACGCCTGCAAAGCTATCATTTGAGGCTAAGTATTTAGTTGCTTTTGTTACGGTTATTGGTTTGATTCTTTATGCTGTTATTGGATTGCATTTGAATAAAAGAAAAAACAAATGGAAACCGGCTGAGGAATGAGCCGGTTTTTTATGAATTTAAACACTACTGTTGATTTCCGCGCAAGGCTTCGCTTTCTGCGGGCGTGTCTAGGTCTAGCGGCTAGCTCCTCGAGTCATAAACCATGGTCATCTCGAGGACAAAGAACGCCCTCAAGCTCCCCCTGTCTTATGCTAGTCGGAGCTGAACGAGCCGCTTTCATTTTTCGTGGCGCCGTGGAGTCTCAGCCTTGCACGGAAATTAACAAGGTAATAATATTTAAATATCAACACTAAGCATTATAACAACCCTCTATTCAGCATGTCGATGTAGTGAGAGACGGCGACGGTGGCTAGGTTTTCTTCTTTTGTTTCTATCATTGGTAAGCCTTGTTTTTCCCATCGAAGCTTTTCTCTTTTTTTACGTAGCAACTGCTTTTGAGCCATGCTTTTTTCCATCGCTTTTTGCAGTGTGTCTGGTTCTTCCTTAGATTTCGCTGCGAGCATTTCGTCTTCTACACCTACCATGAAAAATAAGTGCCTTTTTCTTAGACGAACTAAGTAGTACATAGTGCTTTCTTCAAATAAAAAAGTACGCACATCACTAAATAGTAACAAAAGGCTTCTCTTTTTTTGTACAGTTTGTAAATAGTTTAGGACTGCACCATAATTGGATTCATATGCATCCACTTCTAAATGATAAATAGACTTCAAAATCGTTTGTAGGTGTGGCATCCCTTTTGCAGGCGGAACATATACTTTTACTTCTTTTGAAAATGCTAGCACACTTACATAATCCCCATTTCGCAATGCTGCTGTCGCTACTGTTACCGCCGCTTCTAACGACTTTTCCAAACGGTTACCCGTATTAAGTTCAGCACCCATCATTCGTCCACAATCTATTAATATCGTAATGTTTTTTCCATGTTCAGGTTCGTATTCATTTGTCATCACTTCACGTAACTTGGCTGTTTGGCGCCAGTTTATTTTCCGCGGATCATCACCGATGGCATATGTTCTTATTTTAGAAAACTCACCACCATTACTTACTTGTTTCCTAATTTTAGCACCTTCATGAAGTAAGTATTTCTGCGCATTTTCTAAGTAACTTTTTGATTCTGTTAGATCTGGTATAACTTTGATGTTCCCCTCTAATTGTACTGCCGTTTGCTTTTTCCAAAGGCCTAGCTTACTAAAATATCGAACATACAGTTTCGATAGAGAATAGTTTCCGCGAATAGTCGCAAGCGTTTCATAGATTAAAGATGTGCTTTTCTCCCTCTCTGCTATCCCTTTGAGTGGAAATGGACGTTGAAATGATTGTGGAAGATCGTCAAACATTTCAAACTTTATTGTATGATTCGAAAAATTTTGTATGGAAATATGGACGTCATACTTTATACCACGCTCAAGTTCGCTAGTCATTTCTCGTTTAAACTTTAATTTCTCTTTTTTGGGAGACAGTAGTAAATCAATTAAAGTTAAAGAAATAAACAACACATTTAAGATAAAAATCTCAAGCCACCCTATCCCAAAAAAGGTAAGAAGAAATAGTATGGACGAAAGTATTCCATACAAAACTACTAGTTTCTTCGTTGGAACTATGCCTTTATCGCGGAACAGGAATCGACCCGACAAGTTCTTCCATAATTTGATCAACAGTCGTCCCCTCCAATTCTACATGTGGAGATAATTGGATACGGTGTCTTAAACTTGGTCGTGTCACCATTTTCACATCATCCGGTGTGACGTAATCACGACCTGAGAGATACGCCCAAGATTGAGCAGCTTTGCCAATCGCAATTCCTGCCCTTGTACTAGCTCCAACCGTAATCATTTCAGTTTCACGTGTTTTACGAACAATTTGCATGATATAATCTAGTACACTATCATTTAGCGTAACGTTTTCAATCTCTTTTCTAATAGTTAAGAAAGTTTCTAAGTCGAGTGTTTGTTCTACCTCATGTAATTGCATTCTATTTTCCATCACTTGTTTTAGCACATTCTTTTCTTCTTCAAAAGATGGAAAATTAATTTTCAACTTGAATAAAAAACGGTCTTGTTGAGCTTCTGGTAACGGATATGTACCTTCGTACTCAATCGGGTTTTGTGTGGCAACAACAAAGAAAATTTCTGGTAATGGATATGTCTCGCCTTGAATGGTTACTTGTTTTTCTTCCATCGCTTCTAGGAGAGCAGCTTGTGTTTTTGCTGGAGTACGGTTGATTTCATCCGCTAACAGAATGTTTGTAAAAACTGGACCTTTTAACGTTTCAAAATTATTATCCTTCAAGTTGTAGATAGCACTTCCGGTAATATCACTAGGAAGCAAGTCAGGCGTAAATTGAATTCGTTTGAAATCTCCGCCTAGTAATCTAGCAAGTGTACGCACCATTTGTGTTTTCCCAGTACCGGGAACACCCTCTAACAAAACATGTCCTCCCGCTAGAACAGCAGACAACAATAGTTTAATATTCGTACTTTGTCCAAGTATTCTATGTTCATATCTTTCTAGTAGCAATGCTAATTTCGGATTCATTCCCCTTCAACCTCTTTTCTTAAATTATCTATTCTTTTAGACCAGCTTAAATAATCTTTTTTACTTAAATGAGTATCGTCTAAAACTTTCTCCATTCCATTTATAAAATTACGTTGTTCTTCTTTTGTCATTCGTTTACACTTTCGCTCAAGTTGGTCTTCTGTATCTTTCCAACTTTTAGAAAAAGGAATACCCCATTTTTCTTGTAGCAATAATTTCACGTATTCTACTTGTACATGTAATGATTCATGGTAGCTACGCCCCTGTAAATTCCATGCGGATAATGCTTTAATGCTTTCGTCACTAAATCGTACTGATTCTTCTCTAGCCACTAATATTGGACCGAACCTTTTACCTCTTTTCCACAATATAAAGGAAGTTAGTAAAATCCCTTGAATTAACAGAAAAGTAAACCAAAGTGGATAAGCACGGACGTAGTTCATAAAGCCCTTTGATTGATGAATGTACTCATCAAACAAAACCTTGTCAAAAGTAAGTTCATTAAATAAAGATAGAAGTAAAGGCAAATGGTCGTCTTTTAAAATCAACTTGTTCGTCATCCATTGAGGAGTATTTGCTATAATCAACGTACCGTTTCCAACATGTCGCTTAATGGCAATTACTCCTACTTGATCATTCAGTAGGACTTTATCTGTATTTGCTGGCATTAACCTTACAAATGAATAAATATCCGCCATAAATTCTTTTCCATCATTGTCGGTTACCGTTGTGAACATTTCCTCACTCATATCTCCTGGAATAATCTTTGTTGACAAATCAAACATGTCCTTTGGATTATTTTGTAATAATAAAATAGAATTGCCATTGGCTAAAAATTGTTCGTATTTTACGAACTCTTCAGAACTAGGCATGAAAAACGGTTCCACCATTATTAATAGATTACCAGCTGAGGTAGGAAGTAATTCTGGTGAATGGTTCCAGGTTGTCACTTCAAACTCTTTCTCCAAATATGTATAAATGGCCTTTACCCCTGTAGGTGATGGAGAGTTCGATACATATGGTGGATATTGTTCCCGACTAGTTGGGGATGTCATAAAACTAATGAAGAGAAACAGTAATAAAAGTAGCAGGAGCCATAGCCATGATTGTTTCAAGATTCTTTTTTGCATCAGTGTTATGACTCCTTTCCGTCTTCTTTATTGTGCATATTTTTTTCTAGCCAACTTGCCACTTCTTTTGCAAAAGGTTCATATTCTTCTGGCTTAATTCTTCGTTCACCGTATGTTGCTTCATCAAACAGAAGGACCATTTCCTTAAAAAATGTCGCAGCATCACGGTTAACTTTTAATAACTCCTCATAATACTCCCAGTTTGTTTTCCAAATTTTCGCCTTGAGCCATTCTTGCTCATGGAAAAATAATAGAATAGCTAAAAAGGAATGACGAGTCGCTTTTGTATAGTGCATATTTTCTTCTTGACGTTTTGCTTCTGCTAAATGCATTTCTGACGTCCATTCTAATTCGTGTGAAGAGTAAACTGGAGCATTTTTTCCTGCCTTACTTCTTCTACTAAAGGATGGATTCATATAAACTAACACAATGATTGCTACTATTATTAATATAATAATAAGGAAGTAGATAAATAGTGTTGAGGAGAGACCTGTTGCCCCCATATTTCCAAAAACAGAGGCTAGCATTTCATTTATCCACTCTTGAATTCTCGCCCACATTTTTTCAAGAAATGTTTGGTTATAGTATGCTTGATATTCTTGTTCGCTTACTATTTTTTCTAGTTCATTTCGCACTTCATTTGTTTGTTTCATTTCATATCACCTAACTTTATGTAGGACTGTTTTTTGCTTAGTTAATTAACGGAATGAAGCGGGCTTTCCTTCTTATTGGAAGGGGCCCGCTTTTATGTTATTTCATTCAATAAGATCTTAGTTTTGATGAAATTTAAACAGTTTTACTATTATATTCTTCGATCATATCTTTTAAATCATCGCCATCATGACGAATCTTTAAATCGAAGAAGACTACTGCAAATCCAATACCGAATATCATCGTCGTAAACGCAGTTAGAACATCTTGAATTAATGTAAATAACACACTGTTACCAAGTAATGCGCCAAACGCTATCTCTACTGCAAATCCAATGGCAAGAATGATTAAGGTAAAGATAATATACAGACCAATAATATTCCAAACTCTACCTCTAGTTAAGTTCCAGCTTCTCGTTAAACCAGGAGATTCATAATCAATAACAACGGATCCGATATAGAAACTCCATCTAGTTAATAGATAGAAGATTGGGATTGCTGCAGCTAGAAAAATAATAAATGTAAAAATGATGCTAGCTACTGGCCCCATCATAAATGCAGAGAATGTAATCATAAAAATTCCAATAACAGCAACTGTTATGAGCCCCCCTGTTATAAGACCATAAAGAATACTACTCCCAAGAATTGCCCAAAAGCGTGAAAATGCTCCTTTTACTACTGTTCCAAATGTAAAGTTCTCATTTTTACGAAGGTGATTTATTCCTAAAAGTATAGCTGCATATAATAATGGATAAATGATTAATGAAATAAAATCAACGAATCCTATTAATACGTCAGCTCCAGTTAACGGAACTACTTCATCCGACATCATATCTTCTCCAAATGAAGATAAAATACGGTCTAGCCAACCTTCCCCTACACCAACTTCACGTATGAAGCTTGTTCCAGTAGACAATCTTGCTAAAGCTTTAATCAAGAAGAATGGTCCGAAAAACAGTAAAGAAACAAAGAAAAATACTTTAAAATGGCTTTTACTTAACTTAAAAGTTACATCCAAAATTTCACCAAATCGCTTCGGCCTATTTAACTTACTAATCACAATATACCGTCCCCTTTTCACATAATTCAAATATGTAATATATTGCTATATTAATATCCTATTATTGTACCATCAAATAGAAAAAAGTAGTGTAAAAATTTCATAAACTTTCAAATTATTACAAATTCATTTCAGGTGCCTGGCACTTGTAATATGATTGAAATACAAAAAGGAGAAGAGTCAAAGTGAGAGACTCTTCTCCAAGATGTTTATGCTGTTGCTTGTTTTTTTAGTAAACCTACCATTAATGCTGTAATTACTGTACCGATTGCAATTGCTAACACGTATAGTGCTATGCTACCAGTAACGATTGGAATAACGAATATTCCTCCGTGAGGTGCTGGTAATCCAATACCGAATAACATAACTAGTGCACCTGAAACAGCTGACCCTACAACAAGGGAAGGT is drawn from Bacillus alkalisoli and contains these coding sequences:
- a CDS encoding YebC/PmpR family DNA-binding transcriptional regulator; this translates as MGRKWNNIKEKKAAKDTNTSRVYSKFALEIYVAAKQGVPDPESNQALKFVLERAKTYNVPRNIIDRAIDKAKGSSDERYDELRYEGFGPNGSMIIVDTLTNNVNRTASEVRAAFGKNGGNMGVSGSVAYMFDATAVIAVEGKTADEVLELLMEADVDARDILEEDEMVIVYGEPDQFHAMQEAFKNTGITDFKVAELTMLAQNDVTIPEDGQAQFEKLIDALEDLDDVQRVYHNVDLSE
- a CDS encoding RDD family protein, whose protein sequence is MHEENVNIKTPEFVSIQFEPAGLGSRASAFILDQLLIIIVYLLLFFGVFMMILGFDISNFSGTFVAIVIVITFAIQWGYFFAFEYFTGGRTIGKKIVGIRVIQENGHSITLLASAVRNLLRIIDSLPANYFLGIIMIFFHSKHKRIGDIVAGTIVVHERPGKKRKTKMDGILEDRRITKESLILDDWTIKSFKQKDWNLLKTYYERFLFLPELERDRMTRKIAEILLPKAGIDHSTKRYMQMENDLLALYLILKEEWEFEL
- a CDS encoding stage II sporulation protein M, yielding MNLNQFIKQHRNEWSLLENSINLISKNRRNSANDIDQFHRQYEKAAQHLSYSQTFFPNEDITRYLNELVSKAHNLLYKDQVSSFKQVREFFSTTFVRLLAEQWKFVFIAMVLLTLGGIGGFFAVWHDPLTAYTLLPANMIQSIEPSSLTDKEGTVEASLFSASIMTNNIQVAFIAFAGGVTFGLLTAYILIFNGVLVGAIAAIFWHAGMTYEFWAYIVPHGMIELTAIFIAGGAGLLMGYKLFVPGRYSRGYQLKVQAKRSVQLLIGTIPLFIIAGIIEGFITPAKLSFEAKYLVAFVTVIGLILYAVIGLHLNKRKNKWKPAEE
- a CDS encoding DUF58 domain-containing protein codes for the protein MIKLWKNLSGRFLFRDKGIVPTKKLVVLYGILSSILFLLTFFGIGWLEIFILNVLFISLTLIDLLLSPKKEKLKFKREMTSELERGIKYDVHISIQNFSNHTIKFEMFDDLPQSFQRPFPLKGIAEREKSTSLIYETLATIRGNYSLSKLYVRYFSKLGLWKKQTAVQLEGNIKVIPDLTESKSYLENAQKYLLHEGAKIRKQVSNGGEFSKIRTYAIGDDPRKINWRQTAKLREVMTNEYEPEHGKNITILIDCGRMMGAELNTGNRLEKSLEAAVTVATAALRNGDYVSVLAFSKEVKVYVPPAKGMPHLQTILKSIYHLEVDAYESNYGAVLNYLQTVQKKRSLLLLFSDVRTFLFEESTMYYLVRLRKRHLFFMVGVEDEMLAAKSKEEPDTLQKAMEKSMAQKQLLRKKREKLRWEKQGLPMIETKEENLATVAVSHYIDMLNRGLL
- a CDS encoding AAA family ATPase; its protein translation is MNPKLALLLERYEHRILGQSTNIKLLLSAVLAGGHVLLEGVPGTGKTQMVRTLARLLGGDFKRIQFTPDLLPSDITGSAIYNLKDNNFETLKGPVFTNILLADEINRTPAKTQAALLEAMEEKQVTIQGETYPLPEIFFVVATQNPIEYEGTYPLPEAQQDRFLFKLKINFPSFEEEKNVLKQVMENRMQLHEVEQTLDLETFLTIRKEIENVTLNDSVLDYIMQIVRKTRETEMITVGASTRAGIAIGKAAQSWAYLSGRDYVTPDDVKMVTRPSLRHRIQLSPHVELEGTTVDQIMEELVGSIPVPR
- a CDS encoding DUF4350 domain-containing protein translates to MQKRILKQSWLWLLLLLLLFLFISFMTSPTSREQYPPYVSNSPSPTGVKAIYTYLEKEFEVTTWNHSPELLPTSAGNLLIMVEPFFMPSSEEFVKYEQFLANGNSILLLQNNPKDMFDLSTKIIPGDMSEEMFTTVTDNDGKEFMADIYSFVRLMPANTDKVLLNDQVGVIAIKRHVGNGTLIIANTPQWMTNKLILKDDHLPLLLSLFNELTFDKVLFDEYIHQSKGFMNYVRAYPLWFTFLLIQGILLTSFILWKRGKRFGPILVAREESVRFSDESIKALSAWNLQGRSYHESLHVQVEYVKLLLQEKWGIPFSKSWKDTEDQLERKCKRMTKEEQRNFINGMEKVLDDTHLSKKDYLSWSKRIDNLRKEVEGE
- a CDS encoding DUF4129 domain-containing protein; the protein is MKQTNEVRNELEKIVSEQEYQAYYNQTFLEKMWARIQEWINEMLASVFGNMGATGLSSTLFIYFLIIILIIVAIIVLVYMNPSFSRRSKAGKNAPVYSSHELEWTSEMHLAEAKRQEENMHYTKATRHSFLAILLFFHEQEWLKAKIWKTNWEYYEELLKVNRDAATFFKEMVLLFDEATYGERRIKPEEYEPFAKEVASWLEKNMHNKEDGKES